From the Huiozyma naganishii CBS 8797 chromosome 2, complete genome genome, one window contains:
- the PTC7 gene encoding type 2C protein phosphatase PTC7 (similar to Saccharomyces cerevisiae PTC7 (YHR076W); ancestral locus Anc_5.362): protein MARLLIHPSFDDLSPVNNGFLLLKSQLGLISRRYFVSDSTHSNYQQYQGSGQQSSNANTGDISGPFSYKFAVAYQPKDRDDKIYQKLKDSLMSATGEDNFFVTSNSVSDLWTGVADGVGGWVEHGYDSSAISRELCKAMGQLASLPSPKGGKDQSLTPKDLIGSAYRKIKDEKTVEVGGTTAIAAHFENNGTLNIANLGDSWCGVFRDHKMVFQTKFQTVGFNAPFQLAIIPEPMAKEAARTGRSYIQNTPEDADEYKFDLAKNDVVILATDGVTDNIDTGDIELFLRDNEAQVETDFQNAAKELVAKIVTISKDPKFPSVFSQELTKLTGKLYQGGKEDDITMVMVHVK from the coding sequence ATGGCACGTTTACTAATACATCCATCATTTGATGATCTATCGCCAGTTAACAACGGGTTCCTCTTACTGAAAAGCCAATTGGGCTTAATATCTAGGAGATATTTTGTCTCTGACTCAACACATTCCAACTATCAACAATACCAGGGCAGCGGTCAGCAAAGTTCCAATGCCAATACAGGTGATATTTCCGGTCCGTTTTCGTACAAGTTCGCCGTAGCGTATCAGCCAAAGGATAGGGATGACAAAATATACCAGAAGCTCAAGGATTCACTAATGTCGGCCACTGGTGAGgacaatttttttgtcactTCAAACAGTGTCTCAGACCTCTGGACCGGGGTAGCCGATGGTGTGGGTGGGTGGGTCGAACACGGTTACGATTCTAGTGCTATTTCCAGAGAACTCTGCAAAGCCATGGGCCAATTGGCTTCCCTTCCAAGCCCAAAGGGCGGGAAAGACCAATCTCTGACTCCCAAGGATCTAATTGGATCCGCTTATCGTAAGATCAAAGACGAAAAAACCGTAGAGGTTGGTGGGACAACTGCAATTGCTGctcattttgaaaataacGGCACGCTAAATATCGCGAACCTTGGGGATTCTTGGTGCGGTGTTTTCAGAGATCACAAAATGGTGTTCCAAACAAAGTTTCAAACTGTTGGCTTCAACGCCCCCTTCCAGCTAGCCATAATCCCTGAACCAATGGCAAAGGAGGCAGCAAGAACCGGTAGATCATATATACAAAACACTCCAGAAGACGCCGATGAATACAAATTCGATCTTGCCAAAAATGATGTTGTGATATTGGCCACAGATGGGGTCACTGACAACATTGACACTGGGGATATTGAATTGTTCTTGAGAGACAATGAGGCTCAAGTGGAGAcagattttcaaaatgCGGCTAAAGAGCTCGTAGCAAAAATTGTTACAATCAGTAAAGATCCCAAGTTTCCATCGGTGTTCTCACAGGAACTAACGAAATTGACAGGTAAACTGTACCAAGGTGGGAAAGAAGATGATATTACAATGGTTATGGTACACGTAAAATAA
- the KNAG0B04540 gene encoding uncharacterized protein (ancestral locus Anc_5.358a), which produces MSSKSRSSSHHDTRGFSESRNRAKVTIKEEAEPCELHDIVNCKKCQRAEQERLENILKRSISMNAIPGRNASSTVPRKLHRSSSQTSCYSTGSTQSVPVEMQNDSFSELLYYFSSQSRERRDPHTANIFWDLLPIETKQALIRKIINNKKRRSNKNLVYNDFRSLLLLNETNYQPSTSKCTRSRPVSLLSPKEQLASQLIGQLFDSISSESDPESDACYIPNVGPNAEQLDTFSDAQTALENIRIWRDRQEINAKIKEVNLLIERFEKMSPSPTPASTDDSQKHKTLSSNAQAGNLAIPKQQQQRQKTQLKFLFQTNHPHQDGKKDFWKRWPPNLRNL; this is translated from the coding sequence ATGTCGAGCAAGTCACGATCCAGTTCCCACCATGATACTAGAGGATTTTCTGAAAGTCGAAATAGAGCCAAGGTTACgatcaaagaagaagcagaaccGTGCGAACTACATGACATAGTAAACTGTAAGAAATGCCAAAGGGCTGAACAGGAAAGATTAGAAAACATATTGAAACGATCGATTTCAATGAACGCGATTCCTGGCAGAAATGCTTCATCAACAGTTCCAAGAAAGTTGCACAGATCATCCTCTCAGACAAGTTGCTACAGTACAGGATCAACTCAATCCGTCCCCGTCGAAATGCAAAACGATTCCTTCAGTGAATTGTTATACTATTTTTCTTCGCAAAGTCGAGAACGACGGGATCCTCATACTGCAAACATCTTTTGGGATTTACTTCCGATCGAAACCAAGCAGGCTTTAATTAGAAAGAtaatcaacaacaagaaacgaAGGAGCAACAAGAATTTGGTCTACAATGACTTCCGAAGTTTGCTTCTTTTAAATGAAACTAACTATCAACCATCTACTAGCAAGTGTACTCGATCAAGACCGGTGTCACTATTATCTCCAAAGGAACAATTGGCTTCTCAACTTATAGGCCAGCTGTTCGATAGTATCAGCTCCGAGAGTGATCCGGAATCAGATGCATGTTACATTCCGAACGTTGGGCCTAATGCCGAACAGCTCGACACTTTTTCAGATGCTCAAACAGCTTTGGAGAATATACGGATTTGGCGAGACCGTCAAGAAATTAAtgcaaaaataaaagaagtCAATCTGTTGATTGAAAGGTTTGAGAAAATGTCTCCCTCACCAACTCCAGCGAGTACCGATGATTCCCAGAAGCACAAAACTTTAAGTAGTAACGCACAAGCTGGGAATTTAGCAATCCCcaaacaacagcaacaaaggCAAAAAACCCAGCTAaagtttctgtttcaaacGAACCACCCCCATCAAGACGGAAAGAAGGATTTCTGGAAACGCTGGCCTCCAAATCTAAGAAATTTATGA